A single genomic interval of Hevea brasiliensis isolate MT/VB/25A 57/8 chromosome 4, ASM3005281v1, whole genome shotgun sequence harbors:
- the LOC110632782 gene encoding two-pore potassium channel 1 has protein sequence MASNGAKQPLLSGLVDSTLQTNNTHAPNRRRFRRVRSAPVTEFVPSDAGRSLSHPESIYGKFCPSLIQVAAFLAVYMCVGTLCFYLVRDDIEGTKTNPIIDAVYFVVVTMTTVGYGDLVPNTAFVKMLASVFVFLGMAIVGLILSKAADYLVEKQEILLIRALKKYHKKGPSQIMKDIESNRVRYKFLLTLAIMLLLMVVGTIFISSVEGLDLMNAIYFVCSTVTTLGYGDKSFSTRGGRAFAIFWILISTVGLGQFFFNVAEMFTESRQRALVNWVLTRKMTNLDLEAADIDNDGVVGAAEFVIYKLKEMGKITEEDISLVMEEFEDLDVDQSGTLSASDLVLAQTTQTKR, from the exons ATGGCCTCCAATGGTGCAAAACAGCCACTGCTGTCAGGATTAGTGGATTCCACACTGCAAACAAATAATACACATGCTCCCAATAGAAGAAGATTTCGCCGAGTTAGAAGTGCTCCTGTAACAGAGTTCGTTCCTTCAGATGCTGGTCGCTCACTTTCACACCCTGAATCCATTTATGGGAAGTTCTGTCCGAGTTTGATTCAAGTAGCTGCTTTCTTGGCTGTCTACATGTGTGTTGGCACCTTATGCTTCTACTTGGTCAGGGATGATATTGAAGGGACAAAAACAAATCCAATTATCGATGCTGTTTATTTCGTTGTTGTGACTATGACTACTGTAGGATATGGGGACCTAGTGCCAAATACTGCCTTTGTGAAGATGCTTGCCTCTGTTTTTGTCTTCTTAGGTATGGCAATTGTTGGATTAATACTAAGCAAAGCAGCAGATTACCTGGTCGAGAAGCAGGAAATATTGCTGATTAGAGCTTTAAAAAAGTATCATAAAAAGGGTCCAAGTCAAATCATGAAGGATATTGAATCTAACAGAGTGAGATACAAGTTCCTCTTGACATTAGCCATTATGTTACTGCTTATGGTGGTTGGAACCATCTTCATATCTTCAGTCGAAGGTTTAGACCTTATGAATGCAATCTATTTTGTCTGTTCAACAGTCACAACCTTAGGTTATGGAGATAAGAGCTTCTCAACTAGAGGTGGGCGTGCATTTGCCATATTTTGGATACTGATCAGTACAGTTGGTTTAGGTCAGTTTTTCTTCAACGTTGCTGAGATGTTCACTGAAAGCAGACAAAGGGCACTGGTCAATTGGGTCCTTACTAGAAAGATGACCAACCTTGATCTGGAGGCAGCTGATATTGATAATGATGGAGTTGTTGG GGCTGCTGAGTTTGTCATTTATAAGCTTAAAGAGATGGGTAAGATTACAGAAGAAGATATCTCTCTTGTAATGGAAGAGTTTGAGGATCTTGATGTTGATCAATCCGGAACCTTATCAGCATCTGATTTAGTGCTTGCTCAAACAACACAGACAAAGAGGTGA